DNA from Pantanalinema sp.:
ACGAGAGCAAGGAGCCAGCAGCGCCGACCCGCTTCAGGACGCGATCCAGGGCCTGGGGGACCTCGGCCAGGACGGCGGCCTCGTCGAAGGTGAGCAGCTGCGAGTCCCGGTAGACCATGCGCCCGTCGACCATGGTCATCCGAACGTCCGTCGTGCGGGCCGCGTAGACGAGCTGCGAGTAGACGTTCTCCTCGGTGCTCGGCACCACGTGCGAGCCGGTGAGGGCGACGGCGACCACGTCCGCGCGCTTGCCCACCTCGAGGCTGCCCAGCTCGTGCTCCTGGCCGATGGCCCGCGCCCCGCCGAGGGTGGCGAGCGCGAAGACCTGGGGGGCCGGCATGCTGGTTGGGCCGTGGATCGGCTTCTGGATGAGGGCCGCCATGCGCATCTCCTGGAAGCCGTCGAGGTTGTTGTTGCAGGGCGCGCCGTCCGCGCCGATCGACACGTGGATCCCGCGCGACAGCAGGTCGGGGACCTGTGCGATGCCCGAGCCCAGTTTCAGGTTGGAGGAAGGGCAGTGCAGCACCTTGGTGCCGGTTCGGGCCAGGATCTCCTTTTCGGCCTCGTCCAGCCAAATGCAGTGCGCCAAGAGCAGGTTGGGGCCGGCGAGGCCCAGGTGCTCGAAGTAGGCCACGTTGCGCTTTCCGCGCTCGTTCATGACCAGGGCGATCTCGTCCTGGTTCTCGGAGGCGTGGGTGTGGACCAGCACCCCGAAGTGGCGCGCCGCCTCCCCGACCTTGCGCAGCAGCTCCTCGGTGCACGAGACCGCGAAGCGCGGGGCGAAGGCGTAGCGGATGCGGCCTTCGTCGGCCCCATGCCATTTCTCGAGCAGTCGGATGCTCTCGCTCAGCGAGTCGTGGGTGCCCTCCATCAGGCTTTCAGGCACCCCGCCCCCCGCGTCCATCATGACCTTGCCCACGTGAGCGCGGATCCCCGAGCGCTCGATGGCGCGGATGGCGCGATCGGTGTGGTGAACGGTCTCCATGTCCACGATGGTCGTGGTGCCGCCCCGCAACAGCTCGGCGATTCCGAGGTAGGCGGAGGTCTCCAGGCTGTCGGGGTCGTGGCCGCCCTCGAAGGGCCAGATCCGGTCCTTGAGCCAGTCGAGCAGCAGCAGGTCATCGGCCAGGCCGCGGAAGAGGGTCTGGCAGAGGTGGATGTGCGTTTGGATGAGGCCCGGGATCAAGGTGAGACCCTGGCAATCGATCACCTCGGCGTCGGCCGGAGCCGCGAGCCCGGGGCCGATCCCGGCGATCCGGCCGTTCTCGACCAGGAGATCCGCGCGCAGCACGTCGCGCCGCGCGTTCATGGTGACCAGGCGTGCGTTCGTGAAAAGGGTGGTGGACCGTTGCATGGACGAACTCCTCAGAGGGTGGCCGCGCTCGGGGCGGATTCGCTGGCGACGGGGCGGCGCATCAGGTCCATGGCCATGCCGACGAAGACGATGGCGATCCCGACCCACTGGATCGGATCCGGGCGCTCGCCGAGCATGGCAAAGGAGCCCGCGAGCCCGAAGACGGGCACCAGGTAGGCGAAGGCCCCGGCCTTCGCGGCAGGCAACTTGCTGAAGCCCCAGTACCAGCCGGCGTAGCTGAAGGCCGTCGAGAAAAGGGCCAGCACCAGCATCGCCCCCCAGGTCGTCGGGGACAGGCCGGATGCAAGGGCCGACAGGCGCGGCATCGGCACTGCGGGCAGCATGGCGAGCGTGGCGATCCACATGGCCAGTGCGGTACTGAAGAGGGGCGGCAGCTGCTTGCTGATGAACTGGCTGAGCACGGAGGCGAGGGCCGTGCAGAGGGGGGCGATGAGGATGATGAGCACGGCGAGCGGCGAGCCGCCGCCGGCCAGGCCGGTGCTCGCCGTGACCAGGACGACGCCCGCGAACGAGATGAGCAGGCTGATCTTGCGGCGGGTCGGGACCCGCTCCTTGGACACGTACCGGGCGAGGATCGCGGTGAAGATGGGGCTGCTCGAGACGAGGACCCCGGTGATCCCGGCCGGCGTCCCCATGCCCTGGCCGATGGTCGCGAACAGGTTGAAGCCCGCCAGGCCAATCAGGCCGAGCAGGGCGACGAGGCCGAGGGTCTTGGCGGAGAGCCCCTTGAGGCTGCGGCGGTGAACGAAGAGGAACGGGGTGAGGGCGATGGCGGCGATGCCCAGGCGCAGGAGGATGGCCTCGAAGGGGGTGAGCTCCTGGAGGGCGATCTGGACGAGGGGGAAGCCTTGGCCCCAACCGATCGCCACCAGGACGAGAATGGCGATCGGCATGAGTTGAGGGTTCACGTTTGCTCCTTGAAGGGTTCGGAAAAACGCCCGGGGCAGGGAGGGGCGACCCTCCCTGCCCCGGGGCAGAGGTCTAGAGGCCGATGTTGCGGGCGATGACGATCCGCTGGATCTGGCTGGTGCCCTCGCCGATCTCGCACAGCTTGGAGTCGCGCATCATGCGCTCGACCGGGAAGTCCTTGGTGTAGCCGTAGCCGCCGAGGATCTGCACCGCGTTGTTGGTGACCCGGTTCGAGACCTCCGAGGTGAACAGCTTGGCCTGGGCGCCCTCGAGGGTGTGGGGAAGGCCGGCGTCCTTGAGGCGCGCCGCGTGGTAGACCATCATGCGCGCGGCGTGCAGCTCGGTGGCGGCGTCGGCGAGCATGGCCTGGACCATCTGGAACTTGCCGATGTTCTGGCCGAAGGCCACGCGCTCCTTGGCGTAGGCGAGGGCCGCCTCGTAGGCGCCGGTCGCGATGCCCAGGGCGAGGGCGGCGATCGAGATCCGGCCGCCGTCGAGGGTCTTCATTGCCTGTTTGAAGCCGGTGCCC
Protein-coding regions in this window:
- a CDS encoding 5'-deoxyadenosine deaminase, with translation MQRSTTLFTNARLVTMNARRDVLRADLLVENGRIAGIGPGLAAPADAEVIDCQGLTLIPGLIQTHIHLCQTLFRGLADDLLLLDWLKDRIWPFEGGHDPDSLETSAYLGIAELLRGGTTTIVDMETVHHTDRAIRAIERSGIRAHVGKVMMDAGGGVPESLMEGTHDSLSESIRLLEKWHGADEGRIRYAFAPRFAVSCTEELLRKVGEAARHFGVLVHTHASENQDEIALVMNERGKRNVAYFEHLGLAGPNLLLAHCIWLDEAEKEILARTGTKVLHCPSSNLKLGSGIAQVPDLLSRGIHVSIGADGAPCNNNLDGFQEMRMAALIQKPIHGPTSMPAPQVFALATLGGARAIGQEHELGSLEVGKRADVVAVALTGSHVVPSTEENVYSQLVYAARTTDVRMTMVDGRMVYRDSQLLTFDEAAVLAEVPQALDRVLKRVGAAGSLLSSGVR
- a CDS encoding DMT family transporter, whose translation is MNPQLMPIAILVLVAIGWGQGFPLVQIALQELTPFEAILLRLGIAAIALTPFLFVHRRSLKGLSAKTLGLVALLGLIGLAGFNLFATIGQGMGTPAGITGVLVSSSPIFTAILARYVSKERVPTRRKISLLISFAGVVLVTASTGLAGGGSPLAVLIILIAPLCTALASVLSQFISKQLPPLFSTALAMWIATLAMLPAVPMPRLSALASGLSPTTWGAMLVLALFSTAFSYAGWYWGFSKLPAAKAGAFAYLVPVFGLAGSFAMLGERPDPIQWVGIAIVFVGMAMDLMRRPVASESAPSAATL